One Oceanicoccus sagamiensis genomic region harbors:
- a CDS encoding FAD-dependent oxidoreductase, which translates to MAERLSNNFQFVEVDRKDPAKKSMHARTAEYVEIYEPYQKEEVQHQAHRCLECGNPYCEWKCPVHNFIPNWLKLVSEGNLFEAAELSHQTNTLPEVCGRVCPQDRLCEGACTLNDGFGAVTIGSTEKYITDTALAMGWRPDMSKRVWTDKKVAVIGAGPAGLGCADVLVRAGVKPVVFDSYPEIGGLLTFGIPEFKLEKTVLSRRREVFEEMGIEFRLNTEVGKDVSMQSLMDEYDAVFMGMGTYKYMKGGFPGEDLDGVYDALPFLVSSVNRNLGFEKDPADYISVKGKKVVVLGGGDTAMDCNRTSIRQAASNVICAYRRDEENMPGSRREVANAKEEGVEFLFNRQPIAIVGNGKVEGIKMVTTQLGEPDENGRRRPEPIAGSEEIVDADVVLVAFGFQPNPPEWLKDFDVTTNDWDGVVAEEEQTYKFQTANPKIFAGGDMVRGSDLVVTAIWEGRQAAEGILDYLDV; encoded by the coding sequence GTTTAAGTAATAACTTCCAATTTGTTGAGGTCGATCGTAAAGATCCGGCGAAGAAATCTATGCATGCTCGCACTGCTGAGTATGTAGAGATTTACGAACCTTACCAAAAAGAAGAAGTACAACATCAGGCACACCGCTGTTTAGAGTGTGGTAACCCTTACTGTGAGTGGAAATGCCCAGTACATAACTTTATTCCTAACTGGTTAAAGTTGGTGTCTGAAGGCAATCTGTTTGAAGCGGCTGAATTGTCCCATCAAACTAACACTCTACCTGAGGTATGTGGTCGAGTGTGTCCACAGGATCGTTTATGTGAAGGGGCTTGTACTCTTAATGACGGTTTTGGTGCGGTGACCATTGGCTCCACTGAAAAATATATTACCGATACGGCATTGGCTATGGGCTGGCGCCCGGATATGTCCAAACGTGTTTGGACTGACAAAAAAGTTGCTGTTATTGGTGCAGGCCCTGCAGGTTTAGGTTGTGCGGATGTTTTAGTGCGCGCTGGTGTTAAGCCAGTAGTTTTTGATTCTTACCCTGAGATTGGTGGCTTATTAACTTTCGGTATCCCCGAATTTAAATTAGAAAAAACCGTACTGTCTCGTCGTCGCGAAGTGTTCGAAGAGATGGGAATTGAGTTCCGCCTAAATACTGAAGTCGGTAAAGACGTTAGCATGCAATCGCTAATGGATGAGTACGATGCCGTCTTTATGGGTATGGGGACTTACAAATATATGAAAGGTGGTTTCCCCGGTGAAGACCTTGATGGTGTTTACGATGCACTGCCTTTCCTGGTCTCTAGCGTTAACCGCAACCTGGGTTTTGAAAAAGACCCTGCGGACTATATTAGTGTTAAAGGTAAAAAGGTGGTTGTTCTTGGTGGTGGTGATACTGCGATGGACTGTAACCGGACTTCCATTCGCCAGGCGGCTAGCAATGTAATTTGTGCGTACCGTCGTGATGAAGAGAATATGCCCGGTTCTCGCCGTGAAGTTGCCAATGCGAAAGAAGAGGGTGTTGAATTCTTATTCAATCGCCAGCCTATCGCGATTGTTGGCAACGGCAAAGTTGAAGGCATTAAAATGGTCACCACACAGTTGGGTGAGCCTGATGAAAATGGCCGTCGCCGCCCTGAGCCGATTGCTGGCAGTGAAGAAATTGTCGATGCTGATGTGGTTCTGGTCGCCTTTGGTTTCCAGCCTAATCCACCAGAGTGGCTAAAAGACTTTGATGTCACCACCAATGACTGGGACGGTGTTGTTGCTGAAGAAGAGCAAACCTACAAATTCCAGACAGCCAACCCAAAAATCTTTGCTGGTGGTGATATGGTGCGTGGTTCTGATCTGGTAGTGACGGCTATCTGGGAAGGTCGCCAGGCTGCTGAAGGTATTTTGGATTATTTAGACGTATAA
- the hemE gene encoding uroporphyrinogen decarboxylase, protein MSELKNDRFLRALLKQPVDFTPVWMMRQAGRYLPEYRASRAKAGDFMSLCMNPEFACEVTMQPLDRYPSLDAAILFSDILTIPDAMGLGLYFETGEGPRFKKTVRTAAEVEALPIPDAEKDLGYVMDAVSTIRKELNGRVPLIGFSGSPWTLATYMVEGGSSKDHRLAKALAFNEPHTMHALLDKLAQSVTTYLNGQIKAGAQAVQIFDTWGGALSHNAYKEFSLNYMQKIVNGLIRENEGREVPVILFTKNGGQWLETMADTGATALGLDWTTDIGNARQRVGDKVALQGNMDPTMLYASPDRIREEVKTILAGFGNGSGHIFNLGHGITPEVDPEHARAFIESVHELSAPYHK, encoded by the coding sequence ATGTCCGAGTTAAAAAACGATCGCTTTCTACGTGCTTTATTAAAACAGCCCGTCGACTTCACGCCTGTCTGGATGATGCGCCAGGCAGGTCGTTATTTGCCGGAGTACCGCGCCAGCCGTGCCAAGGCCGGTGACTTTATGTCACTGTGTATGAATCCTGAGTTTGCCTGTGAAGTGACCATGCAGCCCCTGGATCGTTACCCTTCATTAGATGCGGCGATTTTATTCTCTGATATTCTAACCATTCCCGATGCCATGGGTTTGGGTTTATATTTTGAAACTGGCGAAGGTCCACGTTTTAAAAAGACCGTAAGAACCGCAGCAGAGGTCGAGGCTTTACCGATTCCTGATGCAGAAAAAGATTTGGGTTATGTGATGGATGCCGTTAGCACCATTCGCAAAGAACTTAATGGCCGTGTACCACTGATCGGCTTCTCCGGCAGCCCATGGACCCTGGCCACTTATATGGTAGAAGGCGGCTCATCTAAAGATCATCGTTTAGCCAAGGCTTTAGCTTTTAACGAACCGCACACCATGCATGCCCTGTTAGATAAATTAGCCCAGAGCGTAACCACTTACCTTAATGGCCAAATTAAAGCGGGCGCACAGGCCGTACAAATTTTTGATACCTGGGGTGGGGCGCTAAGCCACAATGCTTATAAAGAGTTTTCTCTGAACTATATGCAGAAAATCGTTAATGGTTTAATCCGTGAAAATGAAGGCCGTGAAGTCCCGGTGATTTTGTTTACCAAAAACGGCGGCCAATGGTTAGAAACTATGGCGGATACCGGCGCTACCGCTTTAGGTTTGGATTGGACAACGGATATTGGCAATGCCCGCCAGCGGGTAGGGGATAAGGTAGCCTTGCAAGGCAATATGGATCCCACCATGCTCTATGCATCGCCTGATCGTATTAGGGAAGAAGTTAAAACTATTCTTGCGGGTTTTGGTAATGGCAGTGGCCATATCTTTAACCTGGGCCATGGCATTACGCCTGAAGTGGACCCGGAACACGCCCGAGCCTTTATTGAATCCGTTCATGAACTGTCCGCGCCATACCACAAGTAG
- a CDS encoding DUF4136 domain-containing protein yields MHPLCSAQRLLIVLIGFVLAACTPVSNVMVDYDTETDFSAFRAYDWLAADSKVEEGFDPLIAQRVQEALKTELFSAGFNEADSKPDVLVRYQVTTHTRQEPPKSSGSVGFGGSSGGNSAMGLSLSFPIGDKSVVKEANLVIDLVDPADKKLKWRGSKIIKISEESPEEITAVIDAAVAEIFGNYPPGSAP; encoded by the coding sequence ATGCACCCACTATGTTCCGCCCAACGCCTGTTGATTGTGCTGATCGGCTTTGTTCTGGCGGCCTGTACACCTGTCAGTAATGTGATGGTGGATTATGATACTGAGACGGATTTTTCTGCTTTCAGGGCCTATGACTGGCTGGCAGCGGACAGCAAGGTGGAGGAAGGTTTTGACCCGCTGATCGCCCAGCGTGTTCAAGAAGCTTTAAAGACAGAATTATTTAGTGCCGGCTTTAATGAGGCGGACAGCAAGCCGGATGTGCTGGTGCGCTATCAAGTGACTACACATACCCGGCAGGAGCCGCCAAAATCCAGTGGTAGCGTAGGCTTTGGTGGCAGCAGTGGTGGCAACTCTGCAATGGGGCTGTCGTTGAGTTTTCCCATTGGTGATAAATCGGTGGTGAAGGAAGCCAATCTGGTGATTGACCTGGTGGACCCTGCTGATAAAAAGCTAAAGTGGCGCGGCAGCAAGATTATTAAAATTTCTGAAGAGTCGCCAGAAGAAATTACCGCGGTGATTGATGCAGCGGTGGCTGAGATCTTTGGCAATTACCCGCCAGGCTCAGCTCCGTAG
- a CDS encoding GrxA family glutaredoxin — protein sequence MQRFTIFGKESCGFCRRAKELCEIKGLEYRYVDIEKEGIGQADLEKTVGGPVTTVPQIFHGQSHIGGFDALERFLSEHAA from the coding sequence ATGCAAAGATTCACTATATTCGGAAAAGAAAGCTGTGGTTTCTGTCGTCGGGCCAAAGAGCTCTGTGAGATTAAAGGGTTGGAATACCGCTATGTCGATATCGAGAAAGAGGGTATCGGTCAGGCTGACCTCGAGAAAACCGTTGGCGGCCCTGTGACCACCGTGCCACAGATCTTCCATGGCCAGAGCCATATCGGAGGCTTTGACGCTCTGGAACGTTTCTTATCAGAACACGCTGCCTAA
- a CDS encoding M48 family metallopeptidase, whose protein sequence is MQKLVTLIALALITTACATSPTGRSQLLLMPESEMDQMGVAAFTEMKTTIDVEKAAATNQYVDCVANAVIAVLPSDQQRNWEVVVFKDNSANAFALPGNKIGVHTGILKVASDQGQLAAIIGHEIGHVLAQHGNERMSIEYASQTSQQLLGAVMEGTQEGAMVMAAMGVGAQYGVALPYSRSHETEADLMGLRLMAKAGFDPRASVTLWHNMAANANGAPPEFMSTHPSSQSRIKGLQANMKEALDLYSAAGKQGKKPRCQ, encoded by the coding sequence ATGCAAAAACTTGTAACTCTTATTGCACTAGCCCTAATCACCACAGCCTGCGCGACTTCCCCAACCGGCCGTTCACAACTGCTACTGATGCCTGAAAGCGAAATGGACCAAATGGGTGTCGCTGCTTTTACTGAAATGAAAACTACTATCGACGTCGAAAAAGCCGCTGCTACCAACCAATATGTTGACTGTGTTGCCAATGCGGTTATCGCAGTCCTTCCCAGTGATCAACAACGCAACTGGGAAGTCGTCGTCTTTAAAGATAACAGCGCCAATGCCTTCGCTTTACCCGGTAATAAAATCGGTGTGCATACCGGCATCCTAAAAGTCGCCAGTGACCAAGGCCAATTAGCTGCAATTATTGGCCATGAGATAGGGCATGTGCTGGCCCAACATGGTAACGAGCGGATGTCGATTGAATATGCCTCGCAAACTAGCCAGCAATTATTAGGCGCGGTGATGGAGGGAACACAAGAGGGCGCCATGGTGATGGCGGCTATGGGGGTTGGCGCGCAGTATGGGGTGGCACTGCCTTATAGTCGCTCACATGAAACTGAAGCGGATTTAATGGGGTTAAGGTTAATGGCAAAGGCGGGTTTTGATCCTCGCGCCAGTGTAACCCTTTGGCATAATATGGCTGCCAACGCCAATGGCGCGCCGCCGGAGTTTATGTCGACGCATCCCTCTAGTCAAAGTCGTATAAAAGGTTTGCAAGCTAATATGAAAGAAGCGCTTGATCTATATAGTGCGGCGGGCAAGCAAGGCAAAAAGCCCCGCTGTCAATAA
- the cysE gene encoding serine O-acetyltransferase, with protein sequence MATQPISITGDNDTIWLAIREETEKTLSKEPVLTSFLHSTILNHQSLECALSFHLAHKLDSPTASALLLREVIEQALKEDPSIGKAIRCDLRAVLERDSACNSYSIPFLYFKGFHALQAYRVGHWLWTQGREELALFLQNCVSTEFGVDIHPAAKIGHGILMDHGTGVVIGETAVVGNNVSILQSVTLGGTGKEEGDRHPKVGDGVLISAGAKILGNIKIGNGVKVGAGSVVLQDVEAHTTVVGVPAKEIGRPTSDQPALEMNHEITCDMDCDK encoded by the coding sequence ATGGCTACACAACCGATTTCTATTACCGGTGACAACGACACTATTTGGCTCGCTATCCGCGAGGAAACTGAGAAGACGCTGAGTAAAGAGCCGGTACTCACCAGCTTTTTGCACTCGACAATTCTTAATCACCAGTCGCTGGAATGCGCCCTGAGTTTTCATCTGGCGCATAAGTTGGATAGCCCTACCGCATCGGCTCTATTGCTGCGTGAAGTGATTGAGCAAGCCTTAAAAGAAGACCCCTCCATCGGCAAAGCCATTCGCTGTGATTTGCGCGCAGTGCTGGAGCGGGACTCGGCCTGTAATAGTTATTCGATTCCGTTTTTATATTTTAAAGGTTTTCACGCTTTGCAGGCTTACCGTGTAGGCCACTGGTTATGGACTCAGGGCCGCGAAGAGCTGGCGTTGTTTTTACAAAACTGTGTCTCTACAGAATTTGGGGTGGATATTCACCCCGCCGCCAAAATTGGCCACGGTATTTTGATGGACCACGGTACGGGTGTGGTTATCGGTGAAACCGCAGTGGTGGGCAATAACGTGTCTATTTTACAATCGGTAACACTGGGCGGCACCGGTAAAGAAGAAGGTGACCGTCACCCTAAAGTTGGCGACGGTGTTTTAATCAGTGCAGGTGCAAAAATTCTGGGCAATATCAAGATTGGCAATGGCGTTAAGGTGGGTGCTGGCAGTGTGGTGTTGCAAGATGTTGAAGCCCACACCACGGTAGTAGGTGTGCCAGCAAAAGAGATTGGTCGCCCAACCTCAGATCAACCGGCACTGGAAATGAATCACGAGATTACTTGTGATATGGATTGCGATAAATAG
- the trmB gene encoding tRNA (guanine(46)-N(7))-methyltransferase TrmB produces MPNSRIITSNQAGIHDSLEPVVRRHLNSRFRRPYPDYSLEVFEQAEQRASQYQGNLILDSYCGVGESTVNLARQYPEALVIGIDKSVVRLAKHDEHYRQSGVDNYLLLRADVDDFWRLAVDANWQLARHCVFYPNPWPKSSQLKRRVHGSPLFPSLLALKGEVELRSNWPVYVQEFAAALEIAGFSAKSKPFTPEPVITPFERKYGESGQVLWRCICDLDRGFGGL; encoded by the coding sequence GTGCCCAACTCCCGCATTATCACCAGCAACCAAGCCGGTATCCACGACAGCCTGGAGCCGGTAGTGCGCCGCCATTTAAACTCGCGTTTTCGCCGCCCTTACCCCGACTATAGTCTTGAGGTCTTTGAGCAGGCTGAGCAGCGGGCAAGCCAATATCAAGGCAACCTTATTCTCGACTCCTATTGCGGAGTGGGTGAAAGCACGGTAAATCTTGCCAGACAGTATCCCGAGGCATTGGTGATTGGTATTGATAAGTCCGTGGTCAGGCTCGCCAAGCACGATGAACACTACCGCCAATCCGGCGTCGATAATTACCTGCTGCTGCGGGCGGATGTGGATGATTTTTGGCGGCTGGCGGTGGATGCTAACTGGCAACTGGCCAGGCATTGCGTGTTTTACCCCAACCCATGGCCCAAATCCTCCCAACTCAAGCGTCGGGTGCATGGCTCCCCCCTCTTCCCCAGCCTACTGGCTTTAAAGGGCGAGGTGGAACTTCGCAGTAATTGGCCCGTCTATGTACAGGAATTTGCCGCAGCCCTGGAGATAGCGGGCTTTAGCGCAAAGTCCAAGCCTTTTACGCCGGAGCCCGTGATTACGCCCTTTGAGCGTAAATATGGTGAGTCTGGGCAGGTGCTATGGCGTTGTATTTGTGATCTTGACCGGGGTTTTGGTGGATTATAA
- a CDS encoding acyltransferase — protein sequence MRQDRRPYWVKKNYLSFRRWYANHFLRPACDELGDHHTIMKPWYVDISGPNISIGQCATIIGEPSDRVKLGVWGREPDQGELRIGDYVLISPGCRISAGDKIIIGDSVMMANGVYITDSDWHGVYDRAHRTDEIAPVVIKDNVWLGDGSKVLKGVTIGENSIVAAGAVVTKNVAANVVVAGNPAKVVKELDTEREMVTRKEYFADPLGQERFFDAVDQAVLKENTWLNWLRAVISPNKHD from the coding sequence ATGAGACAAGATCGTCGCCCTTATTGGGTTAAAAAAAATTACCTAAGCTTTCGCCGCTGGTACGCCAACCATTTCTTGCGTCCCGCCTGTGATGAGCTGGGTGATCACCACACCATTATGAAACCCTGGTATGTCGATATTTCCGGCCCGAATATTTCTATTGGCCAATGCGCCACCATAATTGGTGAGCCCAGTGACCGGGTGAAATTGGGTGTTTGGGGGCGTGAGCCTGACCAGGGTGAATTGCGTATTGGAGATTATGTGCTGATTAGCCCGGGTTGCCGAATTTCTGCGGGCGATAAAATTATTATTGGAGACAGTGTGATGATGGCCAACGGTGTTTATATTACCGATTCTGATTGGCATGGTGTTTATGATCGCGCGCACCGTACAGATGAAATAGCACCGGTGGTGATTAAAGATAATGTTTGGTTGGGTGATGGCAGTAAGGTGTTAAAGGGTGTGACCATTGGTGAGAATAGTATTGTGGCGGCGGGGGCGGTGGTCACTAAGAATGTTGCAGCGAATGTAGTGGTGGCGGGTAATCCGGCTAAGGTGGTAAAGGAGTTAGATACGGAAAGGGAGATGGTTACGCGCAAGGAGTATTTTGCTGACCCGCTTGGTCAGGAGCGATTTTTTGATGCGGTGGATCAGGCGGTGCTAAAAGAAAATACATGGTTGAATTGGTTACGTGCTGTAATCTCCCCCAACAAACATGATTAG
- a CDS encoding serine/threonine protein kinase, translated as MPNPHPYDRLTPELVIDAVESTGRLTDLRIFPLNSYENRVYQVGMDEGDPVIVKFYRPERWTEAQILEEHEFSYELFDAEIPVVPPLKNEDGKTLLDYDGYQFSVYQRKGGHAPELDDLDNLLILGRLTGRIHAIGAMKDFQHRPTLDIQSFGENSFQLISEHFIPNDLRTAYVSLCEDLLKTIKEQFAQTTFTNIRVHGDCHSGNILWRGESPHFVDLDDSRMAPAIQDLWMFMSGDRPNQTAQISELVEGYNEFFDFDPRQLHLIEALRTLRIIHYSAWLARRWEDPAFPHNFPWFNTARYWSDHILELREQFALINEPALQLF; from the coding sequence ATGCCTAACCCCCACCCCTACGACAGACTAACACCGGAATTAGTGATTGATGCCGTAGAAAGCACAGGTCGCTTAACCGACTTACGGATTTTTCCGTTAAACAGTTATGAAAACCGTGTGTATCAAGTAGGCATGGATGAAGGCGACCCGGTGATTGTTAAATTCTACCGCCCGGAGCGCTGGACTGAAGCACAGATATTAGAAGAGCATGAGTTTAGCTATGAACTCTTTGATGCTGAGATTCCTGTCGTGCCGCCGTTAAAAAATGAAGACGGTAAAACCTTGCTCGATTATGACGGCTATCAATTTTCTGTTTACCAACGCAAAGGCGGCCATGCCCCGGAGCTGGATGATTTAGATAACCTACTAATTCTTGGCCGACTAACGGGAAGAATTCATGCCATTGGTGCCATGAAGGACTTTCAGCACCGCCCTACACTGGACATCCAATCCTTTGGTGAAAATAGCTTTCAACTCATTAGCGAACACTTTATTCCCAACGATTTACGCACCGCCTATGTCAGCCTATGCGAAGATCTACTAAAAACCATTAAAGAACAATTTGCCCAAACTACCTTTACTAATATACGTGTTCACGGCGATTGCCATTCAGGCAATATTCTATGGCGCGGCGAGTCGCCCCACTTTGTGGATTTGGATGATAGCCGGATGGCACCGGCTATTCAGGACTTGTGGATGTTTATGTCTGGGGATAGGCCCAATCAAACGGCACAGATCAGTGAATTGGTAGAAGGGTATAATGAATTTTTTGATTTTGACCCTCGGCAATTGCATTTGATTGAGGCACTTAGGACGTTAAGGATTATTCATTACAGTGCCTGGCTGGCAAGGCGCTGGGAAGATCCGGCGTTCCCGCATAATTTCCCCTGGTTTAATACGGCGCGGTATTGGTCGGATCATATATTGGAGTTGAGAGAGCAGTTTGCTTTGATTAATGAGCCGGCTTTGCAACTCTTCTAA
- the modC gene encoding molybdenum ABC transporter ATP-binding protein — MSLTIKLNLERDNFSLAIDTTLEAKGFTAIYGPSGAGKTTLLRWLAGLEPETQGQLSFNGTVWQDNDSALPPQQRHIAYVFQEPRLFPHLSVEGNLRYAYQRRFNPEGPSLQDVCDWLEIGKLIKQFPDQLSGGEQQRVAIARALLSSPELILMDEPLASLDGASKQRIIKHLQALQANMATPIIYVSHDFEEVSQLADQLLLIDKGQLIAQGPLLELSHRIDLPLSHEENAASIINATIEQHDRKNHLTELLIDNHLSLWITAIEGREDEPVRIRIPARDVSINLERAEHSSILNILPATITEIEQSDSSARVLIKLAVAHQFILVRLTHKSVTRLELSVGQQVYAQIKTVALLSDQREH, encoded by the coding sequence ATGAGCCTAACCATTAAGCTTAATCTGGAGCGCGACAACTTTTCACTGGCGATTGATACCACCTTGGAAGCCAAAGGCTTTACAGCTATCTATGGCCCCAGCGGTGCGGGTAAAACCACTTTACTACGCTGGTTGGCAGGGCTGGAACCGGAAACCCAAGGGCAGTTAAGTTTTAACGGAACCGTATGGCAGGATAACGACAGCGCGCTGCCCCCACAGCAACGCCATATCGCTTATGTATTTCAGGAACCCCGACTTTTTCCTCATTTAAGTGTTGAAGGCAATCTTCGTTATGCCTACCAGCGCCGTTTTAACCCCGAAGGCCCCAGTTTGCAGGATGTGTGTGACTGGTTAGAAATTGGCAAACTGATAAAACAATTTCCCGACCAGCTATCTGGCGGCGAACAACAACGGGTTGCCATTGCCAGAGCGCTGCTAAGCAGCCCAGAATTAATTTTAATGGACGAACCTCTGGCCTCCCTCGACGGCGCCAGCAAGCAGCGTATTATTAAACACCTGCAAGCCCTGCAAGCCAACATGGCAACACCCATTATTTATGTCAGTCATGACTTTGAAGAAGTCAGCCAATTAGCCGATCAGTTATTACTGATTGATAAAGGCCAACTTATTGCCCAAGGCCCCTTGCTGGAACTTAGCCACCGTATTGATTTACCACTGAGCCATGAAGAAAATGCGGCCAGTATTATTAATGCCACCATTGAACAGCACGACAGGAAAAACCACCTAACGGAATTATTAATCGATAACCATTTGTCTTTATGGATTACCGCTATTGAAGGCCGAGAAGATGAGCCTGTGCGTATTCGCATTCCCGCCAGAGATGTCAGCATTAATCTGGAGCGTGCCGAACACAGCAGTATTCTCAATATACTACCCGCCACCATCACCGAGATTGAACAAAGCGATAGCAGCGCCAGAGTGCTGATTAAACTCGCGGTAGCCCACCAATTTATTCTTGTGCGGCTCACCCATAAATCCGTCACCCGATTGGAACTTAGCGTTGGCCAACAAGTCTATGCTCAAATCAAAACCGTCGCGCTACTTAGCGATCAACGAGAACACTAA
- the modB gene encoding molybdate ABC transporter permease subunit — protein MLPEQDLTAIVLTLKLAAVTTVILLVLGTPLAWWLAHTRNRGKALFEAIVALPLVLPPTVLGFYLLLAFSPTSPFGQFWLGATGKPLAFSFSALVIGSVLYSLPFVVQPLQTSFEQLPKKLFEAAATMGASFNDQFISLVLPLCKRSFITAASLGFAHTIGEFGVVLMIGGNIPGETQVLSISLYDKVENLQYSEAHWLAGGLVIFSLLLLGFIYSLKRGDAKSSKAGLL, from the coding sequence ATGCTGCCAGAGCAAGACCTGACTGCTATAGTGCTGACCCTCAAGCTGGCGGCAGTCACCACGGTGATATTGTTAGTACTGGGCACACCCTTAGCCTGGTGGCTGGCCCATACCCGCAACCGAGGCAAAGCGCTGTTTGAAGCAATTGTTGCGCTGCCCTTGGTATTACCTCCTACCGTATTGGGTTTTTATTTATTACTGGCCTTTTCTCCCACCAGCCCCTTTGGTCAATTTTGGTTAGGGGCTACGGGTAAGCCCTTGGCTTTTAGTTTTAGTGCTTTGGTGATTGGCTCGGTACTATATTCGCTACCCTTTGTGGTGCAACCGCTGCAAACCAGTTTTGAGCAATTACCCAAAAAATTATTTGAAGCCGCTGCCACTATGGGGGCCTCTTTTAACGACCAATTTATTTCGCTAGTGCTTCCATTATGCAAGCGCAGCTTTATTACCGCCGCCAGTTTAGGTTTTGCCCATACGATTGGTGAGTTTGGCGTAGTGTTAATGATCGGCGGCAACATTCCGGGTGAGACTCAGGTACTGTCCATTAGCCTCTATGACAAAGTAGAAAACCTACAGTACAGCGAAGCCCATTGGTTAGCGGGTGGGCTAGTGATTTTTTCTTTGCTGTTACTAGGTTTTATTTATAGCTTAAAACGCGGCGATGCTAAGTCGAGCAAGGCAGGCTTGTTATGA
- the modA gene encoding molybdate ABC transporter substrate-binding protein, whose amino-acid sequence MRPRLYFIGFALCLCNTLFADTATVAVATNFKGAIAKLNAAFQKQYPEHQLRYSYASSGTLFNQIIYGAPFDMFLSADSRYPTTLEQRALGAANSRSTYAIGRLVAVTSGQIIDSQQGLLATLDATVKAQQKVAIANPDLAPYGVAAKETLQYLKRWQSSQASLVKGSNIGQTFQFVATGNAPIGLAALSQVKHLTPAIAYWPIPQPWYQPIRQQMILLQSGENNQAAISFLAFLKSEPAKQIIRQQGYEI is encoded by the coding sequence ATGCGACCACGATTATATTTTATTGGCTTTGCGCTTTGCCTGTGCAACACCTTGTTTGCGGATACCGCCACCGTTGCTGTTGCCACCAATTTTAAAGGGGCTATCGCCAAGCTGAATGCCGCCTTCCAAAAACAATACCCCGAACACCAGTTGCGCTACAGCTATGCTTCCAGTGGGACTTTGTTTAACCAGATTATTTATGGCGCCCCCTTTGACATGTTTTTATCGGCAGATAGTCGCTACCCGACAACACTGGAACAGCGAGCACTGGGGGCAGCTAACTCGAGAAGCACTTATGCTATAGGCCGACTAGTGGCAGTCACCAGCGGACAAATAATCGACAGCCAACAAGGCTTGTTAGCCACGCTTGACGCGACTGTTAAAGCACAACAAAAAGTGGCGATCGCCAACCCGGACCTTGCCCCCTACGGCGTTGCCGCCAAAGAGACATTGCAATACCTTAAACGGTGGCAAAGCAGCCAAGCCTCTTTAGTAAAAGGCAGCAATATAGGGCAGACCTTTCAGTTTGTTGCCACCGGCAATGCTCCCATTGGGCTAGCCGCACTATCACAAGTAAAACACCTCACACCCGCTATTGCCTATTGGCCGATCCCACAACCCTGGTATCAACCGATACGCCAGCAAATGATCCTGTTACAATCAGGCGAAAATAATCAGGCCGCCATCAGCTTTTTAGCGTTTTTAAAGTCGGAGCCTGCTAAACAAATTATCCGCCAACAAGGTTACGAGATTTAA